In Burkholderia sp. GAS332, one DNA window encodes the following:
- a CDS encoding type III secretion protein Q, with protein sequence MSLWPDMETVALADVERHNLAIRHFGGPQAVRVGSQRFTLEFEPCRERYPLLVSGVASQAPFIAACDAGALLPELTPSVINERGDIALTHVVDALSDWLCALEGLFGFTIELTGVAFDAVPQAGAYGLAVTHVASGRAAHFSLCSPAVDAWLQRRMPARLPSEVLLRRLYVRLPICMPGPSMSLPRLRKVAVGDALLFDRDSCYLRVPLRLGACRILLNFTEEYTMVDQVLNDETTPVEVTSELLPIDALTFAFEAVLGTLSLSVAELAHLRQGSIVAFRLPARERTVTLLCQGVPFARGELIDIEGSLGVRVTRLTQGDLPA encoded by the coding sequence ATGAGTCTTTGGCCGGACATGGAAACTGTCGCGCTGGCGGATGTCGAGCGCCACAACCTGGCGATCCGGCACTTCGGCGGACCGCAGGCGGTGCGCGTCGGCTCGCAGCGCTTCACGCTGGAGTTCGAGCCGTGCCGGGAGCGTTATCCGCTGCTGGTGTCCGGCGTGGCATCGCAAGCGCCGTTCATTGCCGCGTGCGATGCCGGCGCGCTGTTGCCGGAACTGACGCCGTCGGTGATCAACGAGCGCGGTGACATTGCGCTGACGCACGTCGTCGACGCACTGAGCGACTGGTTGTGCGCTCTGGAAGGCCTGTTCGGTTTCACGATCGAGCTCACCGGCGTCGCGTTCGACGCCGTCCCCCAAGCAGGCGCATACGGCCTCGCCGTCACGCATGTGGCGAGCGGCCGAGCTGCTCATTTCTCGCTTTGCAGTCCCGCGGTCGATGCATGGCTGCAACGACGCATGCCGGCGCGGCTGCCCAGCGAGGTGCTGCTGCGCCGCCTGTACGTGCGGTTGCCGATCTGTATGCCGGGGCCGTCAATGTCGCTGCCGCGTTTGCGCAAGGTCGCGGTGGGCGACGCGCTGCTGTTCGACCGTGATTCGTGTTACCTGCGCGTGCCATTGCGGTTGGGCGCGTGCCGGATCTTGTTGAACTTTACTGAGGAGTACACCATGGTAGACCAAGTCCTGAATGATGAAACCACGCCGGTAGAAGTGACCAGCGAACTGTTGCCGATCGACGCCTTGACTTTCGCGTTCGAAGCGGTGCTCGGCACGCTGTCCTTGTCGGTTGCTGAACTGGCCCATCTGCGGCAGGGATCGATCGTCGCGTTCCGGCTACCCGCGCGTGAGCGAACGGTCACGCTGCTTTGCCAGGGCGTTCCGTTTGCACGCGGCGAGCTGATCGATATCGAAGGTTCGCTAGGCGTGCGCGTGACCCGGCTGACCCAGGGGGATCTGCCGGCATGA
- a CDS encoding type III secretion protein R: MTDHFDPLQMVSMFFMLGLLPLVVTMMTSFTKFSIVLTLLRSALGVQQAPSNLVISGIALAATLVVMSPTIAKIEAALPTGDSGEVVMPRALELFQAVRGPLGEFMLTHSRADERKFLVGAAKRIDPEHDAHETDLQLLIPAFLISEISSGFEVGFLLYIAFLVVDLVVANILTAMGMVMLSPSTVSIPLKLFVFVSVSGMSKLIHGLIVGYVK; this comes from the coding sequence ATGACCGACCATTTCGATCCGCTGCAGATGGTCAGCATGTTCTTCATGCTCGGCCTGCTACCGCTCGTAGTGACGATGATGACTTCGTTCACGAAGTTCAGCATCGTGCTGACGCTGCTGCGCTCGGCGCTCGGCGTGCAGCAGGCGCCGAGCAACCTGGTGATCTCGGGGATCGCGCTCGCGGCGACGCTGGTCGTCATGTCGCCGACCATCGCAAAGATCGAGGCCGCGCTGCCGACCGGCGATAGCGGCGAAGTGGTCATGCCGCGTGCCCTCGAACTGTTTCAGGCGGTACGCGGCCCGCTCGGCGAATTCATGTTGACGCATTCGCGGGCCGACGAACGGAAATTTCTCGTCGGCGCCGCGAAGCGGATCGATCCGGAGCACGACGCTCACGAGACCGATCTCCAATTGCTGATTCCGGCGTTTCTGATCAGCGAAATATCGAGCGGCTTCGAAGTGGGTTTTTTGCTTTATATCGCGTTTCTGGTGGTGGATCTGGTGGTTGCCAACATACTGACCGCCATGGGCATGGTGATGCTGTCGCCGAGCACCGTGTCGATTCCATTGAAGCTTTTCGTCTTTGTTTCGGTGTCAGGCATGTCGAAGCTGATTCACGGCCTTATTGTCGGCTATGTCAAATGA
- a CDS encoding type III secretion protein L, which yields MLICRMGPWRIESDGHLSALELVSLEGLRTVEAERAAEASHERNSLAVQARELKRRAWRRGHSAGNAAALREQVGRTAAAVFAAHRLEDRLTQIVLSAVSDIVGELPPSAALANQLRRAVAVAQSQRLVSVRVAPAAFEDATQLISSIERELGTPFCTVLADAGLPAHSCVIETEAGVIDGGLKVQLRSLERGIRDGVAAVLRTYDLADSSGRTRLDTIGHDLRQTLAALAAPLALPPTRPPSPGMVGVFRRPFVREAA from the coding sequence ATGCTGATCTGTCGAATGGGCCCATGGAGAATTGAATCTGATGGACATTTGAGCGCGCTGGAACTGGTGTCGCTCGAAGGCTTGCGTACCGTCGAAGCGGAGCGCGCGGCCGAAGCGTCACATGAGCGCAACAGCCTCGCGGTGCAGGCGCGCGAACTCAAACGCCGAGCGTGGCGTCGGGGCCACTCGGCCGGCAATGCTGCCGCGCTGCGCGAACAGGTTGGACGCACTGCTGCAGCGGTGTTCGCCGCTCATCGTCTGGAGGACCGGCTGACGCAGATCGTACTGAGCGCGGTGAGCGATATTGTCGGCGAACTACCGCCGTCAGCGGCGTTGGCCAATCAACTGCGGCGCGCGGTTGCCGTGGCACAGTCGCAACGGCTCGTTTCCGTGCGGGTTGCGCCGGCGGCGTTCGAGGATGCGACGCAGCTGATCTCATCGATCGAGCGGGAACTCGGCACGCCGTTTTGCACGGTACTGGCCGATGCGGGATTGCCCGCTCATTCGTGCGTCATCGAAACCGAGGCCGGCGTGATTGATGGCGGTCTGAAGGTGCAGTTGCGCTCGCTGGAGCGCGGCATCCGCGATGGCGTGGCCGCGGTGCTGCGTACCTATGACCTGGCTGACAGTTCAGGGCGTACGAGACTCGACACGATCGGGCACGACCTGCGCCAGACGCTGGCCGCGCTGGCTGCGCCGCTTGCACTCCCGCCTACGCGGCCCCCTTCGCCGGGCATGGTTGGCGTTTTTCGACGTCCGTTCGTGCGGGAGGCGGCATGA